Proteins found in one Gemmatimonadales bacterium genomic segment:
- a CDS encoding SRPBCC family protein has translation MNRRQRRRRSQVVRALALLPLLMTGALWAVGSRLPVRHAEESVAWIPASPESVWLVLTDLDGMPAWRRDLASVERLPNGAGAGLIRWREVSAAGRQTAMERLEALPPERLVVRPAGVADSTRRWIYRLTPKDRGTEVVVRDERDVANPVRRVLVGVLGADRSTIDGMAEDLERRLVGRAGQLAARGL, from the coding sequence ATGAATCGTCGTCAACGGCGTCGGCGCAGCCAGGTCGTGCGCGCCCTGGCGCTGCTGCCGTTGCTGATGACCGGGGCCCTCTGGGCTGTCGGGTCGCGACTCCCGGTTCGCCACGCCGAAGAGTCGGTTGCCTGGATTCCGGCGTCGCCTGAATCGGTCTGGCTGGTTCTGACGGATCTGGACGGCATGCCGGCCTGGCGTCGTGATCTGGCCAGCGTCGAGCGGCTCCCCAACGGAGCAGGCGCCGGCCTGATTCGTTGGCGGGAGGTCAGTGCTGCCGGCCGGCAGACCGCGATGGAGCGGTTGGAGGCGCTGCCTCCCGAGCGCCTGGTGGTCCGGCCCGCCGGGGTGGCAGACTCGACCCGGCGCTGGATCTATCGCCTGACTCCGAAGGATCGGGGTACCGAGGTGGTGGTGCGCGACGAGCGTGATGTTGCCAACCCGGTCCGCCGAGTTCTGGTGGGTGTCTTGGGGGCCGATCGGTCGACGATTGACGGTATGGCTGAGGATCTCGAGCGGCGCCTCGTGGGGCGAGCGGGGCAACTGGCTGCGCGGGGCCTCTGA
- a CDS encoding MarR family transcriptional regulator codes for MLRDPAAQLITAYPILHHALRQREQVGQGGERVSAHQATVLAHLDAEAGQTLTELANALGVALPTMSLLMDRLVRAGMVRRERDPADGRRVALRLTEAGVSIVAAQSMLDPARVRALLATLSAREREAGVEGLLTLARAARRMADGAAGSSSSKRGGA; via the coding sequence ATGCTGCGCGATCCTGCTGCTCAACTGATCACTGCTTATCCGATTCTCCATCACGCCTTGCGACAGCGCGAGCAGGTCGGGCAGGGCGGGGAGCGGGTCAGTGCGCATCAGGCCACCGTTCTGGCGCACCTCGACGCGGAAGCGGGGCAAACCCTCACCGAACTCGCCAACGCCCTCGGCGTGGCCCTCCCGACGATGTCGCTGCTGATGGATCGATTGGTGCGGGCCGGGATGGTGCGCCGTGAGCGGGATCCTGCCGACGGGCGCCGGGTGGCGCTGCGGCTGACAGAAGCCGGGGTGTCGATCGTCGCGGCTCAGTCGATGCTCGATCCCGCCCGGGTGCGGGCGCTGCTCGCGACCCTGTCGGCTCGCGAGCGGGAAGCCGGTGTCGAAGGACTCCTTACCCTGGCGCGAGCCGCCCGCCGCATGGCGGATGGGGCGGCCGGGTCATCGTCTTCCAAGCGAGGTGGTGCATGA
- a CDS encoding energy transducer TonB: MADFRVLPPSGRPWDMGATASFVLHALIVSPLLLPQNDVSTETSPFDQIVTFFVPPDRPAGAAGGGGVDWSGLVEHSGATEEPLAHAEPEETIALGPPGDLLNPLPTDLPPGALLEEETALTEIEVDSTVVRDPRSAAPVYPAELLAKNVEGTTFVNYVVDSTGRVDSLSIRVIQSSHPEFTNSVRNALALMSFRPAIQANRPVRQWVQQNFAFRIVPPTPAPPDSM, from the coding sequence ATGGCTGACTTTCGTGTGCTTCCGCCGTCCGGGCGTCCCTGGGACATGGGCGCGACGGCGAGCTTTGTGCTCCACGCACTGATCGTCTCTCCGCTTCTTCTGCCGCAGAACGATGTGTCGACCGAGACGAGCCCGTTCGATCAAATCGTCACTTTCTTCGTACCGCCGGATCGCCCGGCTGGGGCGGCCGGAGGCGGCGGGGTCGACTGGTCCGGCCTGGTCGAGCATTCGGGGGCAACCGAAGAGCCGCTCGCACACGCCGAGCCAGAGGAGACCATTGCGCTGGGTCCGCCCGGCGATCTGCTCAACCCGCTTCCAACCGACCTGCCGCCGGGCGCGCTCCTCGAAGAGGAGACCGCGCTGACCGAGATCGAAGTCGACTCGACCGTGGTGCGCGATCCGCGCAGCGCGGCGCCGGTCTATCCCGCCGAGCTCCTGGCCAAGAATGTCGAGGGTACCACGTTCGTGAACTACGTGGTCGACTCCACCGGTCGGGTCGACAGCCTGTCGATTCGGGTGATTCAGTCGAGCCACCCCGAGTTCACCAACTCGGTGCGCAACGCGCTCGCGCTGATGTCCTTCCGGCCAGCGATCCAGGCCAACCGGCCGGTGCGTCAGTGGGTCCAGCAGAACTTCGCGTTCCGGATCGTCCCGCCGACGCCTGCGCCGCCCGACTCGATGTGA
- a CDS encoding LamB/YcsF family protein, protein MSTIDLNADLGEGFGRYRLTADTELLSLVTSANVACGFHAGDAVVMRETVSRATARRVTIGAHPGYPDLQGFGRRDLDATTDEIEAYLIYQIGALAAFCTAYGARLRYVKPHGALYNRAARDEATARAVARAIRSVDPDLILLGLDGTTMLATAEAEGVAVAREAFVDRAYRSDGRLVPRDQPGAILVEIPAMVERAVRMITDRYVIATDGTRRIVRPDSLCVHGDGSAAVAVLGAIRERLDILGIEVAPFAT, encoded by the coding sequence GTGAGCACGATCGACCTCAACGCGGATCTGGGTGAAGGATTCGGCCGCTATCGACTGACAGCCGACACCGAGTTACTGAGTCTGGTGACCTCTGCCAATGTGGCCTGCGGATTCCACGCGGGCGACGCCGTCGTGATGCGGGAAACGGTGTCGCGCGCGACGGCACGCCGTGTCACGATTGGTGCGCATCCTGGGTACCCTGACCTGCAGGGATTCGGTCGCCGCGACCTCGACGCCACGACGGATGAGATCGAGGCCTACCTGATCTATCAGATCGGCGCCCTTGCCGCCTTCTGTACGGCCTACGGCGCCCGACTCCGCTACGTCAAACCACACGGTGCGCTCTACAACCGCGCCGCCCGAGACGAGGCCACCGCGCGCGCGGTGGCACGGGCCATCCGAAGCGTCGACCCCGATCTCATCCTGCTGGGGCTCGACGGCACCACGATGCTGGCCACGGCGGAAGCGGAGGGGGTTGCAGTAGCGCGCGAAGCGTTCGTCGATCGCGCCTACCGATCCGACGGGCGCCTGGTGCCGCGTGACCAGCCCGGTGCGATCCTGGTCGAGATCCCCGCCATGGTCGAACGCGCAGTGCGGATGATCACCGATCGATATGTGATTGCCACCGACGGCACCCGCCGGATCGTTCGGCCGGACTCGCTCTGCGTCCACGGCGACGGCTCCGCAGCTGTCGCTGTGCTCGGCGCCATCCGGGAGCGACTCGACATTCTGGGTATCGAGGTCGCGCCATTCGCGACCTGA
- the pxpB gene encoding 5-oxoprolinase subunit PxpB, protein MRPRLAPHGDAGIVIRYGARLQPGLDRVVRHHASVLEAGKLAGVIELVPGYVSLTVHFDPAQTSFEELRDRILPLLTLAPPTPTERVGRTVVIPVQYDGMDLDEVARAAGITVAEVIDRHTAPEYQVALLGFVPGFAYLEPLDPCLVLPRRATPRSRVPAGSVAIAGAQTGVYPAETPGGWLIIGTTSLRLFDPDRQPPALLTVGDRVRFEASGG, encoded by the coding sequence ATGAGACCGCGTCTCGCTCCGCACGGCGACGCGGGAATCGTGATCCGGTACGGTGCTCGACTGCAGCCGGGACTCGATCGTGTGGTGCGTCATCATGCCTCCGTCCTCGAGGCCGGGAAACTTGCCGGTGTGATCGAGCTGGTCCCCGGGTACGTCTCGCTGACCGTACACTTCGACCCGGCCCAAACCTCCTTCGAAGAGCTGCGGGATCGGATCCTTCCCCTGCTCACGCTGGCGCCGCCAACACCAACCGAACGAGTCGGGCGAACCGTTGTCATTCCGGTTCAGTACGATGGTATGGATCTCGATGAGGTTGCCCGAGCCGCCGGCATCACAGTCGCAGAGGTCATCGACCGACACACCGCGCCGGAGTATCAGGTTGCGCTGCTTGGGTTCGTGCCAGGGTTTGCCTACCTCGAGCCGCTCGACCCTTGCCTTGTCCTGCCGCGGAGAGCGACGCCGAGAAGCAGGGTCCCCGCAGGCTCCGTGGCCATTGCCGGGGCACAGACTGGGGTGTATCCGGCCGAAACGCCAGGCGGCTGGCTGATCATCGGCACCACCTCGCTTCGGCTCTTCGACCCCGACCGTCAGCCCCCCGCCCTGCTGACCGTGGGCGATCGGGTCCGATTCGAGGCGAGTGGCGGATGA
- a CDS encoding biotin-dependent carboxyltransferase family protein gives MILTIRSVSGLATIQDLGWASQRAIGLPPSGAVDRAALCIANALVGNPVTTAGIELTLGPIEIETSHSVLVAATGSVGEWRSGDQILPPATTVALPAGSRFRLGPGPQTRFGYLAISGGMAVPEQLGSRATYLPTGLGGWHGRGLRPGDVLPVGEPSPAPPAGTAADSIAAPTETPIRITGAGHDHLFDERAVAALVSAPYRILPQSDRMGSRLAGPTIHPRTRATLPSEGTCLGAIQVPDDGNPIVILHDGPTVGGYPKVAAVIGADLGRFAQVPLGGQVQFAWTSRAAAERAARQAHAALGRLVAAIGPRDSTAR, from the coding sequence ATGATCCTCACGATTCGCAGCGTCTCGGGACTGGCCACGATTCAGGACCTCGGCTGGGCCTCTCAGCGGGCGATCGGTCTCCCGCCGTCGGGCGCCGTGGACCGCGCCGCGCTCTGCATCGCGAATGCCTTGGTGGGCAACCCCGTGACGACCGCCGGGATCGAGTTGACGCTCGGTCCGATCGAGATCGAGACGAGCCACTCGGTTCTCGTCGCTGCCACGGGATCCGTCGGCGAATGGCGGAGCGGAGACCAGATCTTACCGCCAGCAACCACCGTCGCCCTCCCGGCGGGAAGCCGGTTCCGCCTCGGGCCAGGTCCGCAGACCCGGTTCGGCTACCTCGCGATTTCGGGGGGAATGGCCGTTCCGGAACAGCTGGGAAGCCGAGCCACCTACCTGCCCACCGGGCTGGGGGGCTGGCACGGGCGGGGACTCCGCCCCGGCGACGTGCTTCCCGTGGGCGAGCCGAGCCCGGCACCTCCAGCCGGTACGGCAGCAGATTCGATCGCCGCACCGACCGAGACGCCGATCCGCATCACGGGCGCAGGACACGACCATCTGTTCGACGAGCGGGCCGTCGCCGCCCTCGTCTCCGCACCGTATCGAATTCTGCCCCAGTCTGACCGGATGGGGTCACGGCTTGCCGGGCCGACGATTCACCCGCGAACCCGCGCCACCTTGCCCTCGGAGGGCACCTGCCTCGGCGCAATCCAAGTGCCTGACGACGGCAACCCGATCGTGATTCTGCACGACGGGCCGACCGTTGGCGGCTACCCCAAGGTCGCCGCGGTGATCGGCGCCGACCTGGGTCGCTTTGCGCAGGTACCTCTTGGTGGGCAGGTCCAATTCGCCTGGACCTCGAGAGCCGCCGCCGAGCGCGCCGCCCGACAGGCGCACGCCGCGCTCGGCCGTCTGGTCGCGGCTATCGGCCCCCGAGACTCCACTGCACGGTGA
- a CDS encoding metal-dependent hydrolase produces the protein MDPICHTLAGAVLAQTRLRSLTTRATLTLVLAANIPDIDIIAAFMGRNLELRRGLTHGIPALIVWPFIVAALILLYDRWRSKPGETRASYRGLVILAAIGTASHPLLDFLNSYGMRWLMPMVDRWYYGDTLFIIDIWMYLILGVGLVLAVRARRRGLADSARPAHWAVAAATLYVALMAGTTWLGRRAAGAELGEAKHLMVAAVPVNPFVKQLVADYGDRLIVGTVRLLPTPTVRQEREVMRDALFPVAILAASRTREGRAFLGWARFPASVALGRDDLVRIYDLRYSDGSEPSWASVTVQWSLGGR, from the coding sequence GTGGATCCGATTTGTCACACTCTCGCCGGTGCCGTACTGGCGCAGACTCGCCTTCGATCGCTGACGACTCGCGCCACTTTGACGTTGGTCCTTGCGGCCAACATTCCGGACATCGACATCATCGCGGCGTTCATGGGCCGCAACCTGGAGCTCCGGCGCGGCCTGACCCACGGGATACCCGCACTGATCGTCTGGCCGTTCATCGTCGCCGCCTTGATCTTACTCTACGACCGCTGGCGATCCAAACCCGGCGAGACCCGGGCCTCCTATCGCGGCCTCGTGATTCTCGCAGCCATCGGAACGGCCTCGCACCCGCTGCTGGATTTCCTGAACAGCTATGGCATGCGCTGGCTGATGCCGATGGTGGATCGCTGGTACTACGGTGATACGCTCTTCATCATCGATATCTGGATGTACCTCATCCTTGGCGTGGGCCTGGTGCTCGCTGTGCGGGCCCGTCGCCGAGGTCTGGCCGATTCGGCGCGGCCGGCCCACTGGGCGGTTGCGGCGGCGACCCTCTACGTCGCGCTGATGGCCGGGACGACCTGGCTCGGCCGACGAGCCGCCGGTGCCGAACTCGGTGAGGCGAAGCACCTGATGGTGGCAGCGGTGCCGGTCAATCCGTTCGTGAAGCAGCTCGTGGCCGACTATGGCGATCGGCTGATCGTGGGAACTGTACGGTTGCTGCCCACGCCGACGGTTCGACAGGAGCGGGAAGTGATGCGCGATGCACTATTCCCGGTCGCGATCCTCGCTGCGTCTCGGACCCGCGAGGGGCGGGCTTTTCTCGGGTGGGCCCGGTTTCCAGCGTCCGTGGCGCTTGGTCGCGACGATCTCGTGCGGATCTACGACCTGCGATACTCGGACGGCAGCGAGCCCTCGTGGGCCAGTGTCACCGTGCAGTGGAGTCTCGGGGGCCGATAG
- a CDS encoding YifB family Mg chelatase-like AAA ATPase, whose amino-acid sequence MLSRIRSAAVLGIDAYPVEVEVDLAPGLPSFTTVGLPHGAVKEGRERVAAAIVNSGFEVPLKRIIANLAPADVPKAGSAFDLPIAVGILAASGQIKPIDLAGGLCFGELGLEGDLRPLRGTLSLVSCAKQVGAEWIVLPEPNQREGALVDGVRILGARTLRDVVAHLEGRSEPIPRSDEPQSVVTRPVDEADFAEVRGQRAAKRALEVAAAGGHNLLMVGPPGSGKTMLARRLPSLLPSLDAEEALEVTKIHSVAGLLPAWGGLVTARPFRAPHHTVSDAGMSGGGQHPRPGEVSLAHHGVLFLDELLEFRRNVLEVLRQPLEDGHVTLSRAAVSVNYPARFMLAAAMNPCPCGFLDDPVKACLCSPDRIRSYRARLSGPLYDRIDFHVSVPALAWQDLADPAPVESSAAVRARVDAARLRQRARLRGRRGARTNAYLQARDIDRWCRPDAEGRRLLEAAMHRLGWSARAYARVLKVARTVADLEAADVIRAPHVAEAVQYRILDRSRRPDA is encoded by the coding sequence GTGTTGTCACGGATTCGGTCGGCCGCCGTTCTCGGTATCGACGCCTACCCGGTCGAGGTGGAAGTGGACCTTGCACCGGGCTTGCCTTCCTTCACGACGGTCGGGTTGCCGCACGGCGCGGTCAAGGAGGGCCGTGAGCGGGTGGCTGCCGCAATCGTCAACTCGGGTTTCGAAGTACCCCTCAAGCGCATCATCGCGAATCTGGCCCCGGCGGACGTTCCCAAAGCGGGCTCTGCCTTCGACCTGCCCATCGCGGTCGGCATTCTTGCTGCCAGCGGCCAGATCAAGCCGATAGACCTTGCCGGGGGCCTCTGCTTCGGCGAACTCGGCCTCGAGGGCGACCTGCGCCCGCTGCGAGGCACCCTGTCGCTCGTCTCGTGCGCAAAGCAGGTTGGCGCGGAGTGGATCGTTCTTCCGGAGCCGAACCAGCGCGAAGGCGCCCTGGTCGATGGCGTCCGGATTCTCGGTGCTCGGACCTTGCGCGACGTCGTTGCGCACCTGGAGGGACGATCGGAGCCGATACCCCGCTCGGACGAACCGCAAAGCGTCGTGACTCGGCCCGTCGACGAGGCCGACTTTGCTGAGGTTCGCGGACAGCGCGCTGCGAAGCGGGCCCTGGAAGTGGCGGCTGCGGGGGGCCACAACCTCCTCATGGTTGGCCCGCCAGGTAGCGGGAAGACGATGCTGGCGCGCCGCCTGCCGAGTCTGCTTCCCTCGCTCGATGCTGAGGAGGCCCTGGAAGTCACCAAGATCCACAGCGTGGCGGGCCTGCTGCCGGCTTGGGGCGGCCTCGTTACGGCGCGTCCCTTTCGCGCTCCTCATCACACTGTCAGTGATGCCGGCATGTCAGGCGGTGGCCAGCATCCTCGACCTGGTGAGGTGAGTCTGGCCCACCACGGCGTGCTGTTTCTGGACGAGCTGCTCGAGTTCAGACGTAACGTGCTCGAGGTCCTGCGTCAGCCGCTCGAAGACGGCCATGTCACACTTTCTCGCGCAGCGGTCAGTGTGAACTATCCTGCCCGGTTCATGCTGGCGGCCGCGATGAACCCGTGCCCCTGCGGGTTCCTCGATGATCCGGTCAAGGCCTGTCTCTGCTCGCCCGATCGGATCCGATCCTACCGAGCCAGGCTCTCGGGACCTCTGTACGACCGGATCGACTTTCATGTCTCCGTTCCTGCGCTGGCCTGGCAGGACCTTGCAGACCCCGCGCCCGTCGAGTCGAGTGCAGCCGTCCGCGCGAGGGTGGACGCAGCCCGGCTGCGTCAGCGAGCCCGATTGCGGGGTAGGCGAGGGGCGCGCACCAATGCGTACTTGCAGGCGCGCGACATCGATCGCTGGTGCCGGCCCGATGCGGAGGGGCGGCGCTTGCTCGAGGCGGCCATGCATCGATTGGGGTGGTCGGCTCGGGCCTACGCACGAGTGCTCAAAGTGGCCCGCACCGTGGCCGACCTCGAAGCAGCCGACGTCATCCGCGCACCGCACGTAGCGGAGGCGGTGCAATATCGGATTCTCGATCGATCGCGCCGGCCGGACGCCTAA
- a CDS encoding heavy metal-binding domain-containing protein: MTTTALVLEGYRVVETLGVVLGVTVRSRSIVGFTLASFETIRGGRIKRFVELCERTRAEAFELMLEHAEQHGANAVLAVRYDATEVMHGVTEVLCYGTAVLVEPA; this comes from the coding sequence ATGACCACGACGGCCCTGGTGCTCGAGGGCTACCGGGTGGTCGAAACGCTCGGCGTGGTGCTGGGTGTAACCGTCCGATCGCGGTCGATCGTCGGCTTTACGCTTGCCTCGTTTGAAACGATTCGGGGCGGTCGGATCAAGCGCTTTGTCGAGCTCTGTGAGCGGACTCGAGCCGAAGCCTTCGAGTTGATGCTCGAGCATGCCGAGCAGCACGGAGCCAACGCCGTTCTGGCCGTGCGCTACGATGCGACCGAGGTGATGCACGGCGTCACGGAAGTGCTCTGCTACGGCACGGCGGTGCTGGTCGAACCAGCGTAG
- a CDS encoding VOC family protein — MLHFDHAVHAVRDLDRAAATYRRLGFTLTARGGHPKLGTANHTVMLGRTYLELLTVVEPREENRRWRETLAAGEQLASIAYGSRDAAHTQATLRARGIAASDLLDFSRPVRLDGAVVEARFTITQLPAEATPALPGFVCQHHTPELVWRPEWQRHANAATELVALTIVHPDPAAVTPAYDRLLGRASVHPHPGGIALDLLGTRIWIVSPVYAAHRLGQPASAFGQARGIGLTVAVRDLGAARRWLDDQSVPHTAFGRRSVMIPDSQAHGVTIELLAS, encoded by the coding sequence ATGCTCCATTTCGACCATGCCGTTCACGCCGTCCGGGACCTCGATCGGGCAGCGGCGACCTACCGCCGGCTCGGTTTTACCCTCACCGCGCGTGGTGGCCACCCCAAACTCGGAACCGCCAACCACACGGTCATGCTGGGGCGAACCTACCTCGAGCTGCTGACCGTGGTCGAGCCGCGGGAAGAAAATCGGCGCTGGCGGGAAACACTGGCAGCTGGCGAGCAGCTCGCGAGCATCGCCTACGGCTCCCGAGACGCGGCCCATACCCAAGCCACCCTACGAGCCCGCGGTATCGCGGCCTCAGACCTGCTCGACTTCAGCCGTCCGGTCCGGCTCGACGGAGCGGTGGTCGAGGCCCGGTTCACGATCACCCAGCTGCCGGCCGAGGCGACGCCTGCCCTGCCCGGCTTCGTTTGCCAGCACCATACACCCGAGCTGGTCTGGCGACCGGAGTGGCAGCGTCACGCCAACGCGGCAACGGAACTCGTGGCCCTGACCATCGTGCACCCCGATCCGGCGGCAGTCACTCCGGCCTACGATCGGCTGCTGGGCCGCGCCAGCGTTCACCCCCACCCCGGCGGGATTGCGCTCGACCTGCTGGGCACCCGAATCTGGATTGTCTCACCAGTGTATGCGGCGCATCGGCTCGGCCAACCTGCCTCGGCGTTCGGCCAAGCCCGCGGCATCGGTTTGACGGTCGCGGTGCGGGATCTTGGGGCCGCACGGCGCTGGCTCGACGATCAATCCGTGCCCCACACCGCCTTTGGCCGGCGTTCGGTGATGATTCCCGACAGCCAGGCACACGGCGTCACCATCGAACTGCTGGCAAGCTGA
- a CDS encoding zinc-binding dehydrogenase, translating to MSRSCRAAIIPAPDHAVELTEIAIPELEPGAALLETLYSEVCGTDVHLHHGRLAGVPYPLIPGHVSVGRIVELGGPIADLDGIPFREGDVVTFLDVHETCNACYQCLVAKQTTRCPHRKVYGITYGAKDGPLGGWADNLWIKPGVKMIRLPGALAPETFIGGGCGLTTSIHALDRAELRLGQSVAVLGVGPVGQSAIALAALSGAGTVIAIGAPDDRLAFARRMGATDTLSLSQSSEERTEAVRALTGGRGVDVVIEAAGRPEAVPQALDLVRDGGRVVVVGQYTDHGPVEINPHGQINRKHVEIRGCWGSDFSHFHRAVAIAARFQDRVPWAEMVSARYDLTRAGEALHAVEQQTVLKALITPH from the coding sequence ATGTCGCGCTCCTGCCGTGCTGCCATCATTCCCGCTCCTGACCATGCGGTCGAACTGACCGAGATCGCGATTCCCGAGCTCGAACCGGGAGCGGCCCTCCTCGAGACGCTGTATTCCGAAGTCTGCGGCACCGATGTCCATCTGCACCATGGACGCCTGGCCGGGGTGCCTTACCCCCTGATTCCCGGTCACGTCTCGGTCGGTCGGATCGTGGAACTGGGGGGCCCCATCGCCGACCTCGACGGGATTCCTTTCCGCGAAGGCGACGTGGTGACCTTTCTCGATGTCCACGAAACCTGCAACGCGTGCTATCAGTGCCTCGTGGCGAAGCAGACGACCCGATGCCCGCATCGCAAAGTCTACGGGATCACTTACGGCGCCAAGGACGGACCGTTAGGCGGCTGGGCCGACAACCTCTGGATCAAGCCCGGCGTCAAGATGATTCGGCTCCCCGGCGCCCTGGCGCCCGAGACCTTCATCGGCGGCGGCTGCGGCCTGACCACCTCGATCCACGCGCTCGATCGCGCTGAGCTTCGACTGGGGCAGAGTGTTGCCGTGCTGGGCGTGGGACCGGTGGGGCAATCGGCCATTGCGCTCGCTGCGCTTTCCGGCGCCGGCACCGTGATTGCCATCGGCGCGCCGGACGATCGACTCGCGTTTGCCCGGAGGATGGGCGCAACCGATACCTTGAGCCTCTCGCAGAGTTCCGAGGAACGGACCGAGGCGGTCCGAGCCCTGACCGGCGGGCGCGGCGTCGACGTCGTGATCGAAGCCGCGGGACGGCCTGAAGCCGTGCCCCAGGCACTCGACCTCGTGCGGGACGGAGGCCGCGTCGTGGTGGTCGGACAGTATACCGATCATGGCCCGGTCGAGATCAATCCACATGGGCAGATCAATCGCAAGCATGTCGAGATCCGCGGCTGCTGGGGATCCGACTTCTCACACTTCCACCGTGCCGTGGCCATCGCGGCGCGGTTCCAGGACCGGGTTCCCTGGGCCGAGATGGTGTCGGCCCGTTATGACCTGACCCGAGCCGGCGAGGCGCTCCACGCCGTCGAACAGCAAACGGTCCTCAAGGCGCTCATCACGCCGCACTGA
- a CDS encoding DUF4097 family beta strand repeat protein has protein sequence MKVVVALVTIGAAWGAAGLEAQDFKFDRNLAEGQRFALRNIVGDVRVEGTSGRTVQVEAVKREGRYGNADDVEIRAVEIDGGVAICVYYPGQYSRSDRRRNDRDDREDRDDRDNRRNRNRDNNVCHRDGRWSSNERNDTRVDFVIKVPTGLRLDLKTVSGDVWGRNLRGSIDLATVSGHLELIDATADVLEASSVSGSVDLEGISAREVSAETVSGNVNYAGSIEGRGSYDFKTLSGNVLLTLPKQPDARVSANTFSGRVRSEFPLEQDTRRRRNRASGTWGNGGAQLDLESFSGNITIRTTR, from the coding sequence ATGAAAGTCGTCGTTGCGTTGGTCACGATCGGCGCTGCCTGGGGCGCAGCGGGCCTCGAGGCGCAGGACTTCAAGTTCGACCGCAATCTGGCGGAGGGACAGCGGTTTGCACTGCGGAATATCGTGGGCGACGTTCGGGTCGAAGGGACCAGCGGCCGAACGGTCCAGGTCGAAGCGGTCAAGCGCGAGGGTCGCTACGGCAACGCGGACGACGTCGAGATTCGGGCGGTCGAGATCGACGGTGGCGTGGCCATCTGCGTCTACTACCCCGGGCAGTACTCGCGCAGTGACCGGCGTCGGAACGACCGCGACGACCGCGAGGACCGCGACGACCGGGACAACAGGCGCAATCGCAACCGCGACAACAACGTCTGCCACCGTGACGGTCGCTGGAGCAGCAACGAGCGCAACGACACGCGGGTGGACTTTGTCATCAAGGTGCCGACCGGCCTCCGCCTCGACCTCAAGACGGTCTCCGGCGATGTCTGGGGCCGCAACCTCCGCGGCAGCATCGACCTTGCGACCGTCTCGGGCCACCTGGAACTGATTGACGCTACGGCTGACGTGCTCGAGGCCTCCTCGGTCAGCGGCAGCGTGGACCTCGAGGGGATCAGCGCTCGCGAGGTGAGCGCCGAAACCGTGAGCGGGAATGTCAACTACGCCGGATCGATCGAGGGAAGGGGCAGCTACGATTTCAAAACACTGAGCGGGAACGTGTTGCTGACGTTGCCGAAACAGCCTGACGCTCGCGTCTCGGCGAACACGTTCAGTGGTCGGGTGCGCTCCGAGTTTCCGCTTGAGCAGGATACCCGGCGTCGGCGGAACCGCGCCAGCGGGACCTGGGGCAATGGCGGCGCGCAGCTCGATCTGGAATCGTTTTCCGGCAACATCACGATCCGCACCACCCGCTAA